A window of the Thalassospira indica genome harbors these coding sequences:
- a CDS encoding ABC transporter ATP-binding protein, with the protein MSVTETTTIPEQNVAASGEAPKQTIDVQNLKLRLQGPAGIVEILKRVDLAIGAGERVSLVGPSGSGKTSLLMVIAGLEQAQEGVVKVCDKDLRALDEDGLALYRRHHVGIVFQDFHLIPTMSALENVALPMEFAGRADAFEKAREELELVGLGHRTDHYPGQLSGGEQQRVALARALATDPELLLADEPTGNLDGTTGETIIELLFDLTKRRGSTLLLITHDPALAKRCDRTVMLRDGEIVSHLESQS; encoded by the coding sequence ATGAGTGTGACCGAAACCACCACGATACCGGAACAAAATGTCGCCGCGTCTGGTGAAGCGCCAAAACAGACAATTGATGTGCAAAACCTGAAGCTGCGGCTGCAGGGTCCGGCCGGGATTGTCGAGATCCTTAAAAGGGTTGATCTTGCGATTGGTGCGGGCGAGCGTGTCTCGCTGGTCGGTCCGTCCGGGTCCGGCAAAACATCTCTTTTGATGGTGATCGCCGGACTGGAACAAGCCCAGGAAGGTGTGGTGAAGGTGTGCGACAAGGACCTGCGCGCCCTTGATGAAGACGGCTTGGCGCTTTATCGCCGCCATCATGTCGGCATCGTGTTTCAGGACTTCCACCTGATCCCGACCATGAGCGCGCTGGAAAACGTTGCGCTTCCGATGGAATTTGCCGGGCGTGCAGATGCCTTTGAAAAGGCACGCGAAGAATTGGAACTTGTCGGGCTGGGTCATCGCACTGATCACTATCCCGGCCAGCTATCAGGCGGGGAGCAGCAGCGCGTTGCGCTTGCACGTGCGCTTGCGACCGACCCGGAGCTTTTGCTGGCCGATGAGCCGACCGGCAACCTTGATGGCACGACCGGTGAAACGATTATCGAATTGCTGTTTGATCTGACCAAACGGCGTGGCTCGACCCTGCTTTTGATTACCCATGATCCCGCCCTTGCCAAGCGGTGCGACCGCACGGTGATGCTGCGCGACGGCGAAATCGTTTCGCATCTGGAATCGCAGTCATGA
- a CDS encoding arylesterase — protein MNLAFGQGRTVIKFTHKLVSRFRKSAGLALATLALATLGMTGFAYETKAQDGEQTPKTLVLFGDSLMAGYGLDHENGFAPKLEAALKEAGHDVRVINSSVSGDTTAAGLARLDWALVEKPDAVLLELGANDALRGMEPSQTRENLAEILEKLRGMDVDVLLAGMMAPPNMGTAYGDEFNSIYPDLASRYQVDLYPFFLEGVAAEPELNQDDGMHPNADGVDVIVKRILPDVVDLLQTSDAS, from the coding sequence ATGAATTTGGCGTTTGGGCAAGGTCGCACTGTAATCAAGTTCACGCATAAGTTGGTATCACGCTTTCGCAAATCCGCCGGTTTGGCCCTTGCCACGCTTGCCCTCGCAACCCTTGGGATGACCGGGTTTGCTTATGAAACCAAGGCACAGGATGGCGAGCAGACGCCAAAAACCCTTGTTTTGTTTGGCGATAGCCTGATGGCGGGCTATGGCCTTGATCATGAAAACGGTTTCGCGCCCAAGCTTGAAGCGGCCCTTAAGGAAGCAGGCCACGATGTCCGGGTGATCAATAGCTCCGTCTCGGGCGATACCACGGCGGCCGGACTGGCGCGTCTCGACTGGGCGCTGGTTGAAAAACCCGATGCGGTCTTGCTCGAACTTGGTGCCAATGATGCGCTTCGCGGCATGGAGCCATCCCAGACCCGTGAAAACCTGGCAGAAATCCTTGAAAAGCTGCGCGGCATGGATGTTGATGTCCTGCTGGCCGGTATGATGGCTCCGCCCAATATGGGGACGGCATATGGCGATGAATTCAACAGCATCTATCCCGATCTCGCCAGCCGCTATCAGGTTGATCTCTATCCATTTTTCCTCGAAGGCGTCGCTGCCGAGCCGGAGCTTAATCAGGATGACGGGATGCATCCCAATGCCGACGGCGTGGACGTAATCGTCAAACGCATCCTGCCTGATGTCGTCGACCTGCTGCAAACCTCTGACGCCAGCTAA
- a CDS encoding J domain-containing protein: MSSSSTVKQSYTIPCSSIFRDAVLHLAERRGVNAADLARSVMLIVPEKVIEDYQDPGDPPKGDRETIVLKSGPAEGRPWRRKPRLQLRLPPGFSVITVRKALQMAIDFDAGDVNMRVEKSDVLAAERAALEEARALKKRQAEPPVELLQSREELERLRQIVDNLAFDPLDRGVTTFNEALHVMGFAPSARPDMRAIRAKYRVLAAIHHPDSNYGSHQRMTQLNAAMEILRKHVS; this comes from the coding sequence GTGTCGTCTTCTTCCACCGTCAAACAGTCCTACACCATTCCCTGTTCTTCGATCTTTCGTGACGCTGTGCTGCACCTGGCAGAACGGCGTGGGGTGAATGCCGCTGATCTGGCGCGCTCGGTGATGCTGATTGTGCCCGAAAAGGTGATTGAGGATTATCAGGATCCCGGCGACCCGCCTAAGGGGGATCGCGAAACCATCGTCTTGAAATCTGGCCCGGCCGAGGGGCGCCCCTGGCGGCGCAAACCCCGCCTGCAATTGCGCCTGCCGCCCGGGTTTTCGGTAATCACCGTGCGCAAGGCACTGCAAATGGCGATCGATTTCGATGCGGGTGATGTCAATATGCGGGTTGAGAAATCCGACGTTCTCGCCGCCGAACGTGCAGCCCTTGAAGAAGCCCGCGCACTTAAAAAACGTCAGGCAGAGCCGCCTGTTGAACTTCTGCAATCGCGTGAAGAACTCGAACGCCTGCGTCAGATCGTTGATAATCTGGCTTTTGATCCGCTTGATCGGGGTGTCACGACCTTTAACGAAGCGCTGCATGTCATGGGCTTTGCCCCCAGTGCGCGGCCCGATATGCGTGCGATCCGCGCCAAGTACCGCGTTCTTGCGGCCATCCACCATCCGGACAGCAATTATGGCTCCCACCAGCGCATGACCCAACTAAATGCCGCCATGGAAATTTTGCGCAAGCACGTTTCCTGA
- a CDS encoding FIST signal transduction protein produces MTAEFRAAHASGENWASVASELAELLEKEPLPSQALAFLYVSEPLAADLGSILTFLRSRLSIEHWIGTSGVGVCGSGRAYFGVPAASVMVAPFASEDFHIFEPLKTEADLDTPELQKAIDRLQPIFGLVHGDPGAPDSLGQLAELARLGSTYLVGGIASGERGAPQIADRVVDGGLSGVLFDGKTSVQVGISQACTPVGPVHRVTEGREGIVSTLDDRPALDVLKEELEADGGEQSMASGRYHAALMVPGSDTGDFVVRNLMGIDPNNHMIAISGDVQAGDAIRFVRRDGAAAEQDLRRMLADLQKRLPGKPRGALYCSCVARGPHLFGTESREMMIIRDELGDLPLTGFYGNGEICNDRFYGYTGVLTLFI; encoded by the coding sequence ATGACGGCGGAATTTCGGGCGGCACATGCCAGCGGTGAAAACTGGGCCTCGGTCGCATCCGAGCTTGCCGAACTTCTGGAAAAAGAGCCGCTGCCAAGTCAGGCCCTGGCTTTTTTGTATGTCTCCGAACCACTCGCTGCGGATCTTGGCAGTATCCTGACCTTCCTGCGCTCGCGTTTGTCGATTGAACACTGGATCGGAACCTCTGGCGTTGGGGTGTGCGGATCGGGCCGGGCCTATTTCGGGGTGCCAGCGGCCTCTGTCATGGTGGCACCCTTTGCCAGTGAAGATTTTCATATCTTTGAACCGCTCAAGACCGAAGCCGATCTCGATACGCCAGAACTGCAAAAGGCAATTGATCGTCTGCAGCCGATCTTTGGACTTGTCCATGGTGATCCCGGGGCGCCTGACAGTCTGGGGCAACTGGCCGAACTTGCACGTCTGGGGTCGACCTATCTTGTGGGCGGGATCGCATCGGGCGAACGCGGCGCGCCACAGATTGCCGATCGCGTTGTTGATGGCGGGCTGTCAGGCGTTTTGTTTGATGGCAAAACCAGCGTTCAGGTTGGCATCAGTCAGGCCTGCACGCCGGTCGGTCCGGTTCATCGCGTCACCGAAGGCCGCGAAGGAATTGTCTCCACCCTTGATGATCGTCCTGCCCTTGATGTGCTTAAGGAAGAACTCGAAGCAGATGGCGGCGAACAATCCATGGCGTCGGGTCGTTATCATGCGGCCCTGATGGTGCCGGGGTCCGATACTGGTGATTTTGTCGTGCGCAATCTGATGGGGATTGATCCCAATAACCACATGATCGCGATCAGCGGGGATGTACAGGCGGGCGATGCCATCCGTTTTGTTCGCCGTGACGGGGCGGCGGCCGAACAGGATCTGCGTCGCATGCTGGCCGATTTGCAAAAACGCCTGCCAGGCAAACCGCGCGGGGCCCTTTATTGCAGTTGTGTCGCCCGTGGCCCGCATCTGTTTGGCACCGAAAGCCGGGAAATGATGATCATCCGTGATGAACTGGGTGATTTGCCGCTGACAGGCTTTTACGGCAATGGCGAAATCTGCAATGACCGCTTCTACGGTTATACCGGGGTTCTGACCCTGTTTATCTGA
- a CDS encoding NADP(H)-dependent aldo-keto reductase translates to MEYRRLGRTDIDVSVICLGTMTWGQQNTQDEAFEQLDYATANEVNFIDTAEMYPVPAMEETFTATETIIGNWLEKRGRRDDLVLATKVVGPADRFPYVRGGPRLTRDQIFEAIDASLTRLKTDYVDLYQLHWPDRNSNFFSKLGYTHDADEQFTPIEETLGALDELVKAGKVRHIGLSNESPWGLMKFLELAEKNGWPRVVSVQNPYSLLTRQYEVGLAECSIREDAGLLAYSPLGGGALSGKYLGGSRPEGARSSVWPQYFGRFLTKSGVKATEAYVKLARDNGLDPAQMALAYVNSRPFLTSNIIGATSMEQLKSNIGSANITLSDSVLEEIENIHQVYTYPCP, encoded by the coding sequence ATGGAATATCGTCGATTGGGGCGTACTGACATTGATGTCAGCGTAATTTGTCTCGGCACCATGACCTGGGGCCAGCAGAACACACAGGACGAAGCGTTCGAACAGCTTGATTACGCCACTGCCAACGAAGTCAATTTCATCGATACCGCCGAAATGTATCCGGTCCCTGCGATGGAGGAAACCTTCACCGCCACCGAAACCATCATCGGCAACTGGCTTGAAAAACGCGGGCGTCGTGATGATCTGGTTCTTGCCACCAAGGTTGTCGGCCCGGCGGACCGTTTCCCGTATGTCCGTGGTGGCCCGCGTCTGACCCGTGACCAGATCTTTGAAGCCATCGACGCGTCACTGACCCGCCTTAAGACCGATTATGTCGATCTTTATCAGCTGCACTGGCCGGATCGGAATTCCAACTTCTTCTCAAAGCTCGGCTATACCCATGACGCTGACGAGCAATTCACGCCGATCGAAGAAACCCTTGGTGCCCTTGATGAACTGGTCAAGGCTGGCAAGGTTCGCCATATCGGTCTGTCGAATGAAAGCCCGTGGGGCCTGATGAAGTTCCTTGAACTGGCCGAAAAGAATGGTTGGCCACGCGTTGTCTCGGTTCAGAACCCCTATAGCCTTCTGACCCGTCAGTATGAAGTCGGTCTTGCCGAATGCTCGATCCGCGAAGATGCCGGTCTTCTGGCCTATTCGCCGCTGGGTGGCGGAGCGTTGTCGGGCAAGTATCTTGGCGGTTCGCGCCCGGAAGGCGCGCGGTCGTCGGTCTGGCCGCAATATTTCGGGCGCTTTCTGACGAAAAGCGGCGTCAAGGCAACCGAAGCCTATGTGAAGCTCGCCAGGGACAATGGTCTTGATCCGGCCCAGATGGCGCTGGCCTATGTCAATTCGCGCCCGTTCCTGACGTCCAACATCATTGGCGCGACCAGCATGGAACAGCTGAAATCCAATATCGGCTCGGCCAACATCACCCTGTCGGACAGCGTTCTCGAAGAAATCGAAAACATCCATCAGGTCTACACCTATCCCTGCCCGTAA
- a CDS encoding pirin family protein, whose protein sequence is MVKLIFGKESDLGGISVRRVLPHRDVRSVGPFVFFDHMGPVEFQPGQGIDVPPHPHTCLATVTYLFKGAILHRDSLGSDLEITPGDLNWMSAGRGITHSERETDAVRNSVHELDGLQLWVALPDEAEESDPAFYHVAKNDLPVIEDAGLHMRLIAGEAFGKTAPVPVKSKLYYLDVEMDEGAQLLLPGENQEGAIYVVSGTLLIDGESYKPESFVYVAPEEIPDIVAKTGCRVMLLGGLPVGRRYIWWNFVASSKERIEAAKADWAAGKFPQIDGEDDALPLPERSTG, encoded by the coding sequence ATGGTTAAGCTGATCTTTGGCAAGGAATCCGACCTGGGGGGTATCTCCGTCCGTCGCGTTTTACCCCATCGCGATGTGCGTTCTGTCGGTCCGTTCGTATTCTTCGATCATATGGGGCCGGTTGAATTCCAACCCGGTCAGGGCATTGATGTGCCGCCGCATCCCCATACGTGTCTCGCGACCGTGACCTATCTGTTCAAGGGCGCGATCCTCCATCGCGACAGTCTGGGCAGTGATCTTGAAATCACACCGGGCGATCTCAATTGGATGAGTGCCGGGCGCGGCATTACCCATTCCGAACGCGAAACCGATGCGGTCCGCAATTCCGTTCATGAACTCGATGGTTTGCAGCTTTGGGTCGCACTACCTGACGAGGCAGAGGAATCCGATCCCGCCTTTTACCACGTGGCCAAGAATGACCTGCCCGTGATCGAGGATGCCGGGCTTCACATGCGACTGATCGCCGGTGAGGCCTTTGGCAAAACCGCCCCCGTGCCGGTCAAATCCAAGCTTTATTACCTTGATGTCGAAATGGACGAAGGCGCGCAGCTTCTTCTGCCGGGTGAAAATCAGGAAGGGGCGATTTACGTCGTATCAGGCACGCTTCTGATTGACGGCGAAAGCTATAAGCCAGAAAGCTTTGTCTATGTTGCACCCGAAGAAATCCCCGATATCGTTGCCAAAACCGGTTGCCGGGTGATGTTGCTGGGCGGCCTGCCGGTCGGCCGGCGCTATATCTGGTGGAACTTTGTTGCCAGTTCCAAGGAACGGATTGAGGCCGCCAAAGCCGACTGGGCGGCGGGCAAGTTCCCGCAGATTGATGGCGAAGATGACGCCTTGCCACTGCCTGAACGTTCGACCGGCTAA
- the thpR gene encoding RNA 2',3'-cyclic phosphodiesterase, translating to MRLFVGVEIPHDIATDLYPLGRAIKGLDAQTPENMHITLKFIGNVDPGLAGEIDQALSQVAFEPFDLQVSGLDMFASNRKVRIFWAGVKDQPALRTLANRVENALLALEECPDMDMRKFTPHITLGRNRDAARAVVEQAIVDHGDVSSRVFTVDRFCLYESHATADGPEFRVIAAYDGKDGPLPEPDLSEAFATEDFQ from the coding sequence ATGCGTTTGTTTGTTGGTGTGGAAATTCCCCACGATATTGCGACCGACCTTTATCCGCTGGGGCGTGCGATCAAGGGGCTTGATGCCCAGACCCCGGAAAACATGCACATCACCCTGAAATTCATCGGCAATGTCGATCCGGGTCTGGCGGGTGAGATTGATCAGGCCTTGTCACAAGTGGCGTTCGAGCCCTTTGATCTGCAGGTATCGGGCCTTGATATGTTTGCCTCAAACCGCAAGGTTCGCATTTTCTGGGCCGGGGTAAAGGATCAACCGGCTCTGCGCACACTTGCCAATCGGGTGGAAAATGCGCTTCTGGCGCTGGAAGAATGCCCGGATATGGATATGCGCAAATTCACCCCGCATATTACGTTGGGGCGTAACCGTGACGCTGCGCGTGCCGTCGTCGAACAGGCGATTGTCGATCATGGGGATGTGTCATCACGGGTGTTCACCGTTGATCGTTTCTGTTTGTATGAAAGCCACGCAACGGCGGATGGTCCGGAATTTCGCGTGATTGCCGCCTATGACGGCAAGGACGGGCCGCTTCCTGAGCCAGACCTCTCAGAGGCCTTCGCAACAGAGGATTTTCAATGA
- a CDS encoding pyrroline-5-carboxylate reductase: protein MKLGFIGTGAISDAVIRGLLTSDYAVDEIIVSRRSGHISAKLAADFDRVRVEDDNQAIIDQSDMIFLAVLPQIAGDVLSALRVPDDKQIVSLIATIPISDLKVWLGTNAQCDRAIPLPPVEHHACVTAVYPGSPGVMTLFEKLGGAVAAETIDAFDGYAAGSALMATYFTVLESAAQWMVKQGSDYADARRYLAALFSSLAQNTDKSPDQSFADLYAGHITAGGLNEQVAQTFIREKGADALHTALDEVFARIKASG from the coding sequence ATGAAACTTGGCTTTATCGGAACTGGCGCGATCAGCGATGCGGTCATTCGTGGTCTTTTGACATCTGATTACGCAGTAGATGAAATCATCGTCTCACGCCGAAGCGGACATATCTCGGCAAAGCTCGCCGCCGACTTTGATCGGGTGCGGGTCGAAGACGACAATCAGGCGATCATTGATCAATCCGATATGATCTTCTTGGCGGTTCTGCCGCAGATTGCCGGTGATGTGCTGTCCGCCCTTCGCGTGCCTGATGACAAACAGATTGTCAGTCTGATCGCCACCATCCCGATTTCTGATCTCAAAGTCTGGCTTGGCACCAACGCGCAATGTGATCGCGCCATTCCCCTGCCACCGGTCGAACATCATGCCTGTGTCACGGCGGTTTATCCCGGCTCGCCCGGTGTAATGACCCTTTTTGAAAAGCTGGGCGGGGCGGTGGCGGCTGAAACCATTGATGCCTTTGATGGCTACGCGGCGGGCAGTGCATTGATGGCGACCTATTTCACCGTACTGGAAAGTGCCGCCCAGTGGATGGTCAAACAGGGATCCGACTATGCCGATGCCAGGCGCTACCTTGCCGCGCTGTTTTCCAGCCTTGCGCAAAATACCGACAAATCCCCCGATCAAAGTTTTGCTGATCTTTATGCGGGTCACATCACGGCGGGCGGCCTGAATGAGCAGGTCGCGCAAACCTTCATCCGCGAAAAGGGTGCAGATGCCCTCCATACCGCCCTTGATGAAGTCTTTGCCCGGATCAAGGCCTCCGGGTAA
- a CDS encoding NAD(P)-dependent oxidoreductase, producing MKIVLFGATGDVGTATLHEALKRGHTVTAIARNIHKLADVPDSVARESVDVLAKPDRVAELMTSHDVAISALRPISGSESLLVEMSRVLLDAARKTKAPIYLTGGAATLKLADESGHTVLTAPDFLPDAVRPIAEACAKQDALFNQYEDVQWTCLRPPAMLIEGPLTGQYVRGTDTLIPDHDGVARISYADFGYAMVDLIETGNGGQQRLTVGYQNRAAA from the coding sequence ATGAAGATTGTTCTGTTTGGTGCCACCGGCGATGTCGGTACCGCCACCCTGCACGAAGCCCTAAAGCGAGGCCATACCGTCACCGCGATTGCGCGCAATATCCACAAACTGGCCGATGTGCCTGATAGCGTCGCGCGCGAAAGCGTTGATGTGCTGGCCAAGCCAGACCGCGTTGCCGAGCTAATGACAAGCCATGACGTTGCGATCAGCGCACTTCGCCCGATCAGCGGATCAGAAAGTTTGCTGGTCGAGATGAGCCGCGTGTTGCTGGATGCGGCGCGTAAAACAAAAGCCCCGATTTACCTGACCGGTGGGGCTGCGACCCTGAAACTGGCCGATGAAAGTGGTCATACTGTTCTAACCGCGCCAGACTTCCTGCCCGATGCCGTGCGCCCGATTGCAGAGGCCTGTGCAAAGCAGGATGCGCTGTTTAATCAATATGAGGATGTGCAATGGACCTGCCTGCGCCCACCGGCGATGCTGATCGAGGGGCCGCTGACCGGGCAATATGTGCGCGGCACCGATACGCTGATCCCCGATCACGACGGGGTTGCGCGGATTTCCTATGCCGATTTCGGTTATGCCATGGTTGATCTGATCGAAACCGGCAATGGCGGTCAGCAGCGCTTGACGGTTGGGTATCAGAACAGGGCGGCGGCCTGA
- a CDS encoding EamA family transporter, translated as MNRTTDLCLTALAPIIWGSSYIVTTEMLPDGFPLTVALLRALPAGLILLLVVRQLPPAGWRARVFILGALNFAVFWSMLFVAAYRLPGGVAATLGAIQPLLVLFLARFALGSGITMLGIIAAISGLIGVAMLVLGPTSSLDPIGIAAALFGAASMAAGTVMTRKWQPPVSPLTFTAWQLTAGGILMIPVALILEPGFPVPTVTNLAGLVWLGLIGAALTYYLWFRGIARLGPTTVTSFGFLSPTSAVLLGWVILGEALSPLQMAGVIVVLVSIWLGQRAARPAPAPVAEPAPAAINEPAPRTT; from the coding sequence ATGAACCGAACAACCGATTTATGCCTGACTGCTCTTGCCCCGATCATTTGGGGCAGCAGCTATATCGTCACCACGGAAATGCTGCCTGATGGCTTTCCACTGACCGTCGCCCTTCTGCGTGCCCTGCCGGCCGGATTGATCCTTTTGCTTGTTGTGCGGCAATTACCGCCTGCTGGCTGGCGCGCCCGCGTGTTTATTCTGGGCGCGCTGAACTTTGCCGTTTTCTGGTCGATGCTGTTTGTCGCGGCCTATCGCCTGCCGGGCGGTGTGGCGGCGACACTTGGCGCGATCCAGCCGTTGCTGGTGCTGTTTCTGGCGCGCTTTGCGCTGGGATCCGGGATTACGATGCTGGGCATTATCGCTGCCATTTCCGGCTTGATCGGGGTAGCAATGCTTGTGCTTGGCCCGACCAGCAGCCTTGATCCGATTGGCATTGCAGCCGCCCTTTTTGGTGCCGCATCCATGGCAGCCGGCACCGTCATGACCCGCAAATGGCAGCCGCCGGTATCACCGCTGACCTTTACCGCCTGGCAATTAACCGCGGGCGGGATCCTGATGATCCCGGTAGCCCTGATCCTTGAGCCCGGCTTCCCGGTGCCGACCGTAACCAATCTGGCCGGTTTGGTGTGGCTTGGTCTGATCGGGGCGGCCCTGACCTACTACCTGTGGTTCCGGGGCATTGCGCGCCTTGGCCCGACGACGGTGACAAGCTTTGGCTTTTTGAGCCCGACCAGTGCGGTTTTGCTCGGCTGGGTCATTCTGGGCGAGGCCCTGAGCCCGCTTCAGATGGCAGGCGTGATTGTTGTGCTGGTCAGTATCTGGCTGGGTCAGCGGGCAGCGCGTCCTGCGCCTGCACCAGTGGCTGAACCAGCACCAGCGGCGATCAACGAACCCGCCCCGCGCACGACATAA
- a CDS encoding MarR family winged helix-turn-helix transcriptional regulator, producing MDKVDRILAQWRRERPDLDVTQMGVIGRIGRLRSHLSAAHERVFKKYDLSLASFDVLATLRRSGPPYALSPSELIDWTMVTSGTMTNRLDRLEKAGLITRQRNPEDGRGFVIALTEKGFELIDAAVTQHVANQHQMLEALNPEELDQLDDLLRKWLAAIGSQNPGTE from the coding sequence ATGGATAAAGTTGACCGCATTCTTGCGCAGTGGCGCCGTGAAAGACCGGACCTTGATGTCACCCAAATGGGCGTCATTGGCCGGATAGGACGACTGCGCAGCCATTTGAGTGCCGCACATGAACGTGTTTTCAAAAAATACGATCTGTCGCTGGCAAGTTTTGACGTTCTGGCGACACTGCGCCGGTCCGGCCCGCCCTATGCGCTGAGCCCGTCCGAGCTCATTGACTGGACCATGGTGACATCGGGCACCATGACCAATCGTCTTGACCGGCTTGAAAAGGCCGGGCTGATCACCCGTCAGCGCAACCCGGAAGACGGACGTGGCTTTGTCATCGCCCTGACGGAAAAGGGGTTTGAGCTGATTGATGCTGCCGTTACCCAGCATGTCGCCAACCAGCATCAGATGCTCGAGGCACTAAACCCCGAAGAGCTCGACCAGCTTGATGACCTGCTGCGCAAATGGCTGGCGGCAATTGGTTCGCAAAACCCAGGAACGGAATAA
- a CDS encoding tyrosine-type recombinase/integrase, with protein sequence MEEEETDTLDACQHRKTAMPKKAPELSAAAVRRLSWGEGGKPRYHAVGGVSGLLLQCRPPVSETASGSKSWILRTVVGAKRRDIGLGGYPDVGLSDAREAAREIKAKIKAGIDPVAERKQAKQALIRDQGKALTFEQAARTYIEEIKSPVLKSQKHLAQWAKTLEDYAFPVIGKLGVGDIDTAHVVSLLQPIWQSKTETATRVRGRIANVLDWAISAGYRDTANPAALALVKPLLADASKLKKAKKRHFPALPVDDAFRFMCDLRERDTITAIALRFGVLTASRPGEIRKAEWSEIDLKHRRWTIPASRMKAGRAHVVPLCEEAVAILGNMPRMAGSNLVFNAAKGGAISDNGMRNVLIRMHDQDVARGGPGYTDPQQDNAIVTAHGFRSTFAEWARKQRDFADEVSELALAHVNSDATRTAYKRDELIEQRGALMARWGAFLKNPPVDADNVVGLERARA encoded by the coding sequence GTGGAAGAGGAAGAAACCGATACCCTTGATGCTTGCCAACATAGGAAAACCGCCATGCCGAAAAAGGCCCCCGAACTGAGTGCCGCCGCCGTTCGCCGCTTGTCGTGGGGCGAGGGCGGGAAACCACGTTATCACGCCGTTGGTGGTGTGTCGGGATTGCTTTTGCAGTGTCGCCCGCCAGTATCAGAAACGGCTTCGGGTTCGAAATCATGGATTTTACGAACGGTTGTCGGTGCCAAGCGCCGTGACATCGGTTTGGGTGGTTATCCTGACGTTGGCCTTTCTGATGCCCGCGAGGCGGCACGGGAAATCAAAGCCAAGATAAAGGCGGGAATTGATCCGGTGGCCGAACGCAAGCAAGCCAAACAGGCTTTGATAAGGGATCAGGGCAAGGCGCTCACGTTCGAGCAGGCAGCGCGTACATATATAGAAGAAATCAAATCCCCCGTCCTGAAATCTCAAAAACACTTGGCGCAGTGGGCAAAAACACTTGAGGATTATGCGTTTCCAGTGATCGGCAAGCTGGGGGTTGGTGACATTGACACGGCCCATGTCGTGTCCCTGTTGCAGCCCATTTGGCAATCTAAAACCGAAACCGCGACCCGAGTACGTGGACGCATTGCAAACGTGCTGGACTGGGCAATTTCCGCTGGTTATCGCGACACTGCAAATCCCGCTGCGCTGGCCTTGGTGAAACCGCTTCTGGCCGATGCTAGTAAGTTGAAAAAGGCGAAGAAACGGCATTTCCCGGCGCTTCCTGTTGATGATGCGTTTAGGTTCATGTGTGACCTGCGAGAACGTGACACTATTACAGCAATCGCGCTACGTTTTGGCGTTCTCACAGCTTCCCGTCCGGGTGAAATTCGGAAAGCGGAATGGTCCGAAATTGATCTCAAACACCGCCGCTGGACAATCCCAGCAAGCCGGATGAAAGCGGGTCGGGCGCATGTTGTGCCGTTGTGCGAAGAGGCGGTGGCGATCCTTGGAAATATGCCCCGTATGGCTGGTTCTAACCTTGTTTTCAATGCTGCAAAGGGCGGAGCAATATCGGATAACGGAATGCGCAATGTTTTGATCCGGATGCACGATCAGGACGTTGCCAGAGGCGGGCCGGGATACACTGATCCCCAACAAGACAACGCAATAGTGACTGCACATGGATTCCGTTCCACGTTTGCAGAATGGGCCAGAAAACAAAGGGACTTTGCGGACGAAGTGTCAGAGCTTGCGTTGGCGCACGTCAATTCCGATGCAACCCGAACAGCTTATAAGCGAGACGAACTTATAGAGCAACGCGGTGCGCTCATGGCTCGCTGGGGTGCCTTCCTGAAAAATCCGCCGGTTGATGCTGATAATGTTGTTGGTCTGGAAAGGGCACGGGCATGA
- a CDS encoding helix-turn-helix transcriptional regulator, producing the protein MAHVFVSDKQIASRYSVARSTIWRWVKTRDFPNPIKLASGCSRWRIADVEAWENNKIGGAA; encoded by the coding sequence ATGGCACATGTATTTGTTTCAGATAAGCAGATTGCGTCCCGGTATTCGGTGGCGCGTTCGACAATCTGGCGGTGGGTCAAAACCCGCGATTTCCCCAATCCCATAAAATTAGCAAGCGGCTGTTCGCGTTGGCGTATTGCTGACGTTGAGGCGTGGGAAAATAATAAAATCGGGGGTGCGGCATGA